In Helianthus annuus cultivar XRQ/B chromosome 8, HanXRQr2.0-SUNRISE, whole genome shotgun sequence, a single genomic region encodes these proteins:
- the LOC110902056 gene encoding uncharacterized protein LOC110902056 has translation MGDTYFHLLHNLDSYICTSITQTLKDFLTASLYQAYIQNKYSKPMMLIGIYIAIASLFCILPMVADLLQGFKTKKLWFPCKYFTLNAASLTVIAVAMKLPMDFSNSMPHVVDQAARLGSMAFMCTMMANLLPSLATMDSKELLTNIIALAILVITLAVNVSIQIVTGVVSHDDGEYSSILTFYNLLIAIFYVAMLLALLMIHTCSALMILKSKEILDHKYKAGHETALKDLELQQPTVEKLKLHVSNHWIMAETGSPQFMIVCSATTSASGVICVSSTLLHGIIMMYTTQHMMDYGSEYKGSVLVILITQFIGVILGTVAPVSRCFALLSFKVSIKQIWKHIKVFKVESYYTQRLTDWKQSSVPVKVSSRRCKIVIQELKVLSLSCCKGFQKMVVVACNMTALIPVFTVIGVLCCLQCWKRLKVTLSAFNNVLVERPAQLQHNKDLSQYVLQLQDDMELAERTLTSISKSGNHLIQKAEKQQPNSLMKLLEEYSGFEGVGKYDVQQGLPLPEQKYVDCWSLPIVTLTAIAISLPNIQKHMVDRLLRSVSEGLTYVKHVEETLNATDEYVSSQKVARTLWLEVEFYHKWLGYKLSNSAQQVNTTKGIVQWFSDTAKNMLTEVESKNMKGSDDNSVYMSASANSMYRLTQTILVSYHANIDQVSQEELLVQLSSMISHILAACLTNLPQVIAMKCHTSVIEKREASVQTAALLLGETMQIINSLQDRELPSLNLDELPFIDKWRDCLLHPSP, from the coding sequence ATGGGGGACACATATTTCCATCTTCTGCATAATCTGGACTCTTATATCTGCACCAGCATTACACAAACTCTTAAAGATTTCTTGACGGCATCATTGTACCAGGCATACATACAAAACAAGTACAGTAAACCTATGATGTTAATTGGGATTTATATTGCAATAGCTTCTCTTTTCTGCATCCTACCAATGGTGGCTGATCTATTACAAGGTTTCAAAACCAAAAAACTATGGTTTCCATGTAAATACTTTACTCTCAATGCTGCTTCCCTCACTGTCATAGCTGTTGCAATGAAGCTGCCTATGGATTTTAGCAATTCAATGCCACATGTTGTGGACCAGGCTGCAAGGCTCGGAAGCATGGCATTTATGTGCACAATGATGGCTAATTTATTGCCTTCTTTAGCAACCATGGACAGTAAGGAGCTTCTCACAAACATCATAGCTTTGGCTATTCTAGTAATCACCTTGGCTGTGAATGTTTCCATTCAAATAGTAACCGGTGTGGTTTCCCATGATGATGGTGAGTATTCCAGTATTCTAACTTTTTACAACTTGTTGATAGCAATCTTTTATGTGGCTATGCTACTCGCATTGTTGATGATACACACATGTTCAGCTTTAATGATTCTAAAGTCAAAAGAAATATTAGATCACAAATACAAAGCAGGGCATGAAACTGCTTTGAAGGATCTAGAGTTGCAACAACCAACGGTTGAGAAACTAAAGCTGCATGTCAGCAACCACTGGATCATGGCAGAAACTGGCAGCCCCCAATTTATGATAGTTTGCTCTGCTACAACCTCTGCTTCTGGGGTAATATGTGTTTCAAGCACTCTCCTACATGGTATTATTATGATGTACACAACACAACATATGATGGACTACGGGTCAGAATATAAAGGGTCAGTTTTAGTGATTCTTATAACACAGTTTATCGGAGTAATATTGGGTACGGTCGCTCCTGTTTCGAGATGTTTTGCACTCCTAAGCTTTAAAGTGTCTATAAAACAGATATGGAAACATATCAAGGTATTTAAAGTAGAGAGTTACTATACTCAGAGGTTAACTGATTGGAAACAGAGTAGCGTACCAGTTAAAGTCAGTAGCCGCAGATGCAAGATAGTCATTCAAGAACTAAAAGTCCTGAGTTTGAGCTGTTGTAAAGGATTCCAGAAGATGGTAGTGGTAGCATGCAATATGACAGCGCTGATCCCAGTTTTCACTGTAATTGGTGTCTTATGTTGTCTTCAATGCTGGAAAAGGTTAAAGGTCACGTTAAGCGCCTTCAATAATGTTTTGGTAGAGAGACCTGCTCAACTACAACACAATAAAGATCTTAGCCAGTATGTTCTACAACTTCAAGATGATATGGAGCTTGCTGAAAGAACATTGACAAGCATTTCAAAATCTGGGAACCATTTGATCCAAAAGGCTGAAAAGCAACAACCTAACAGTCTTATGAAACTTCTAGAAGAATACAGTGGCTTTGAAGGAGTTGGAAAGTATGACGTGCAACAAGGCCTGCCTTTACCTGAACAAAAGTATGTGGACTGCTGGAGCTTGCCAATAGTGACCTTGACAGCCATTGCCATATCTCTTCCTAATATCCAGAAACACATGGTTGATAGGTTGTTAAGGAGTGTGAGTGAAGGTCTTACATACGTCAAACATGTGGAAGAAACCCTCAATGCTACCGACGAATATGTAAGTAGCCAAAAGGTGGCTAGAACGTTGTGGCTAGAAGTTGAATTTTATCACAAATGGCTAGGATACAAGTTGTCGAACTCTGCTCAACAAGTTAATACAACAAAAGGGATTGTTCAATGGTTCAGTGATACGGCTAAAAACATGCTTACTGAGGTGGAGAGTAAGAATATGAAAGGCTCAGATGATAATTCAGTCTACATGTCGGCTTCTGCCAACTCAATGTACCGTCTCACCCAAACGATCCTAGTTTCCTACCATGCCAACATAGACCAGGTTAGCCAAGAGGAACTGCTTGTGCAGTTATCATCAATGATCTCTCACATATTGGCTGCTTGTCTCACCAACTTACCCCAAGTCATCGCAATGAAATGCCACACCAGTGTCATAGAGAAAAGGGAGGCAAGTGTACAAACTGCAGCCCTACTTCTTGGTGAGACTATGCAGATAATCAATAGCCTTCAAGATCGCGAGCTCCCAAGCTTGAATCTTGATGAGTTGCCATTTATTGACAAGTGGCGTGATTGTCTTTTGCATCCGTCTCCTTAA